Part of the Melitaea cinxia chromosome 14, ilMelCinx1.1, whole genome shotgun sequence genome is shown below.
ctttttaattatatttaatccttgtttgttttatatttttttctgtgctgtgtaccatcccttgtatataaataaaaataaaaaaataaaaaataagactcTGTTCATAGATACTGTCTGTTAAACAACCAAACCAACAAAAACACTTTTCAGCTTTACAACTTATAACTCACAGATTATTAAATCTGTACTGTGTCATTATACATTAgtataatgtacaaaaaaaatttatgggtTAGTTACTATTGGAAACTTAACCCTTGGGGTGCCTGGTGGGCAAAAATCACATGGCGTGCCTGGTGGGTCTATCATACCCGTAAACAAtatctttgttttttatgttattcaaaatttgaaaaagtgaAATAACCAGTATTTGTTAATTCTGAATATTGCTTTATatgatcaaataaaaaaaataaaacagaatttgttttacaaaattttattaactaaaagAATAAACCTCtaattttatgtaacaaaaatcAACTCTTTAAGTTTAAATCAacaatatcaaatttttttggTCAATATTGAAAaggttaatatattaaaatagtttaacaCAGATTAATCAACTTACAGACTATTTATCTTTGGatacaaaaaagaatattgCTCCTAACTACTCAGTATTTGTGCGACAATTTTCGCATATAAAATTCGCGTGTTCCAGGCAAATGTGACTTGTGCAAGAGGCACAAGTGTACTTAGACTTGCGATCTTTTTTGCTCGGACATAAATAGCAAcgcttttttatgtatgaatcAGGTCTTTTGGGTGTTGGCTCGGAGGGTTCACCTATATGAGAGCCAATTCTCTTACGTAGGGTAGTTGACAGACGCATATTATTAAGTCGTTCAGTCTGATGTGGAGCCGTCAATGCAAtgcctaatttttttataaattgtcttCTACTTGCAATTGCACCAGGATTGTTCAACATGTGAACAATTTTCGCGTTTATTCCAGCGGTGTTGAGAATCcagaaaaaaattgtcagtGGCCATCTTTTCGAGTTTCGAGATACATCGTATGTACGTATCAGTTTGTCCACGTTATCTACGCCACTTTTTGTTTGGTTGTAGAAGGTTATAATTGCAGGTTTTTGTTGATCACCTGTTTCAAGATCTATCTCGCAATCGTGGTGGTATGACGACAGCATGAAAACATTCTTATTTCGTTTTGGAATATACGATAGAATTGTCATATCCTTTTGAAACCCAAAAAGTGTGGTGTTCACGTCACGTTTTTCTTGAAACTTTGGTGGAATACAAGCTTTGTTTCTCTTCATTGTTCCCACAGCCGTCAATTTATGATTTTTCAGTAGGTATTCAAACGTGGGATGGCTCGTAAACCAGTTGTCCATCGTTACGTTTCTTCCTGTTTGAGAGATTGGCTGTACTATACGATCAACTATATCATGGGGCTTATTGCTTACCTTATATGGACCATCTGGCTGTTCTCCTGCATATATCTCCATTTTCAGAGAATAGTACGTTTGGGCATCAACAAGGGCTATAATTTTGATTCCATACTTGGCTGGCTTGCTGGGTATGTACTGGCGAAACCCACATCTACCACGAAAAGCTACCAGCTCTTCAtcaattgttaaattttcgtATGGAACATAGACGTCTTGGCAAATTCTCACAAACTCTTCAAACAAATATCTGATAGGTGCCAACTTATCAATTGCTGATCTTTCTTCACGCGTGTCCAAGTTATCGAATCTCATACAATTAACAATGAACACAAACCGTCTCAAACTCATCGTTATTCGAAATATGTCGATGCCTGTTCCGTCATTTGCCCACAAATCTTTTAGGTTTTGTCTTCCAGATTTGAATAATCCAGCCAAGAAGAGTAATCCAATAACTGCTTTTAGTTCACTTAATGTGGTGTCTGAATAGGCATATTCATTCGAAGTGTTGTTAATACCCTTCCTCACATTGCGAATCTTACTGTTAGTATGTTCTAGAATTTCACTTAGCATACTTTCGGTGACAAACAGATGGAAGCAATCGAGTTCTTGTTGGGCATTTTTTGCATGAGGTTTTACTCCAGGTATTCccgttataatattttctgctctTGTGCGGACGCGAGAACTCGGAGGATTACGGTACCATACTGTGTTATCTTTACCTTTGTAAATTGATCTGCGAGCAAAATTACTCAATGGCTGAGACATCTCAACATCACTGTTATCGCTGTCACTATTATTTGGTTCAATAGGGTGTTCATCCTCTTCTTTCTCGGTATCATCTGAATCATGTTGGATACTCACGTGGTCCGACTCGGCACCACTTTCATCAAAAACTACATCctcattttcattttcatccAAATCTAATTCTAAAAGTTGTCTTATTTCAGTATCAGTGATTTGTCTGGCCATTTTTATctgcaataatattatttacatgaataatttacaataaaaacacattacaacataaaaaatgaaaataattacttacCAATTAAAAGTTACGTCGTGTGCCTGGTCGGGTCTCACGGACCCGTGCGTACAAAACATGCGTGTTACTGCTACGGATGCGCGTTGCGGACTGCGGAAGTGGTGGCAAAATGGCCGCTAGTCTATATCGCGAAGCTACTCAGGAGCGCATCCGGCTAGGATACGAATTCGAAGAAATGTTGTCAATTATTTTAAGTGGCGGGTCTGTCAGACCCACCAGGCACCCTAAGGGTTAAATGGATTACGTGTTatcattacattatatttttttatatacagcaaacatctatatgacgaatataaatgtctgtcgtgagcggggttTGAACTCGCGACCGGTGGCGTAACAGCGTCGCGTCGTATTACActgtttgtttaaaaacaaacagttaatacgactttaaaaataataaactcaaACATAAACCTCAGaagaaaagttaaatttttCCTTTCTCTTTTCATTCCACTTTCTACTTATCTCGGTGGAAATTACAAACAACGTTCATTTCAATGttttcatactttatttttagttttacgaTTGTGAGAAATAAGAAtataacttctatttattagcAAGCAACATTGAAAATGTTCAATATTTCATACggccattatatatataataacaatattaataatttaaatatttaagaagaatcaaatattcaaaaagaaaaaaaacctaatttcaGACTATTTAGTAGAAAAACTTTACTTTATATGTATCCTTTTGAGATAACGCGTTAGTATTTAAAGCTGAATATTGTCCTAACAGTCAAGGGTTCACTTCCccaattaaaaaattcatacttatatattttcagacccgtaataaagtatgtaatttCTTATTGAAGGCCGTTTATTGTAAAGCTTTTATTAGCCGTTTATTTGTTACGTCGACAATATTAATAGTCCCTGAGTTAATATTCAAAACACCCGTATATTTATTACGATAAACTTCATCACGTTAATTAATGttcctatttttaattattattaaaacgatAGAATCAAGATAAACTAATTAACATTCTATTAAAGTAAAGTGAATGTTTGTacatgtgtggctacggcactaaagaatttagccaccccctctcttcccgtgggtgtcgtaagaggcgactaagggataacaaggttccacaaccaccttggaacttaagaagccgaccgatggcgggataaccatccaactgctggctttgaaatacacaggccgaagacgagcagcagcgtcttcggtgcgacaaagccagtactgcggtcaccaacccgcctgcccagcgtggtgactatgggcaaaacacatgagttcacgttatttttggcgtaaacttgtggaggcctatgtccagcagtggactgtataggctgtaatgatgattgatgattgaatgtttgtattaaatgttgtggcgaggtggcgaatgctagcgcgaccccatctcgccccaccaaggcggacgactgctcacgcGTGGTGacttttagtcagtaggagccTGACATAAACCTCTGGCGCCCCTGCGCCGGTGGGTCTGAAtctatgatggattttccccacgtaaaaaaaagatattcgctttacatttttttttggaatttactcCTTCGATCGATTcgagaatcgattttcataaaaaaacgcCCGGTATGagtaaaaaaatgagaaaaaaatctACTGCATGACCTCGTTACTTTTCTTGTAacttatttgattcgtttatttaccatttgatatgttattaatcttttcttagactagtaagaatttttgtgcctatttagacagtcgatctgaaagaGTACTCCTCCACTCCAGTCGTGCGATTGAGCTGACTGACAGACACTTTCTTTTTCTTGTAATCTTGGTATTCTTGTAAATATAGCTGcatataaattatcataatcgaaataataataggtattatTTCCTGTCAACCTGcagtaaaacaaaattcagACTTTTTCCCTCATAGCAGAAAGACTCAGCTCAGCAATGGGACTGCTGATACGATTATGAAATCTCAATTCTGAACGCATCTTATTTGTCATATATCTGACAGTGACAGACATGTCGTAGAGTAGATATGACAAATATTATACGTTCTGACAAGAGATATAGTGGAAGCTTGATTTGTGGTATGTAACTTCAATGGCATTTCgttatacatactagctgtacAGTGGTTTTTTTACAATTCAATAACGACAAAACCACCACCACGAATTCTATTACATAGACTTTTATTTGATGAGAACAGAGACTACAATATAATACTTTCTAAAATGTCGTAATTTACAACTTGTTAAATTAATCTGTAATTATATAAGATAACCCGATAATAATCAATCGGTTTTTTTCATAAAGTCTCAAAAACCAACCGAATTATAGAGCACTAAATGCATAACGTAAACCGGAAATGACGTTGCAGCAACCCTTATCTTTGTGCCACTACATTTATGTCCCTTGATACCTGCTGTATCCGAACAACACAGATATAcaaagataattaataattaatctatacatacaGATTTATAGACCTTTTTTTCATACTTCTagttcagcaaacaagcgtatggctcacctgacggtaagcgattaccgt
Proteins encoded:
- the LOC123659450 gene encoding piggyBac transposable element-derived protein 4-like → MARQITDTEIRQLLELDLDENENEDVVFDESGAESDHVSIQHDSDDTEKEEDEHPIEPNNSDSDNSDVEMSQPLSNFARRSIYKGKDNTVWYRNPPSSRVRTRAENIITGIPGVKPHAKNAQQELDCFHLFVTESMLSEILEHTNSKIRNVRKGINNTSNEYAYSDTTLSELKAVIGLLFLAGLFKSGRQNLKDLWANDGTGIDIFRITMSLRRFVFIVNCMRFDNLDTREERSAIDKLAPIRYLFEEFVRICQDVYVPYENLTIDEELVAFRGRCGFRQYIPSKPAKYGIKIIALVDAQTYYSLKMEIYAGEQPDGPYKVSNKPHDIVDRIVQPISQTGRNVTMDNWFTSHPTFEYLLKNHKLTAVGTMKRNKACIPPKFQEKRDVNTTLFGFQKDMTILSYIPKRNKNVFMLSSYHHDCEIDLETGDQQKPAIITFYNQTKSGVDNVDKLIRTYDVSRNSKRWPLTIFFWILNTAGINAKIVHMLNNPGAIASRRQFIKKLGIALTAPHQTERLNNMRLSTTLRKRIGSHIGEPSEPTPKRPDSYIKKRCYLCPSKKDRKSKYTCASCTSHICLEHANFICENCRTNTE